AGCCATCTCGCTCCAGCTCTGTCAATGCACCATGTACCAAGGAATTCCCAAAGCTTGTGATCGGAATGGTTGCTCCAGCTCCTGCAAATTTCACAAGTGGATCGTATATTCCAAAAGCATCAGCAATCGCCCCAGCTACAACTAAGGTACTCATCGTATGTGCAGGTGTCAGCTTCAATACATCGAACATCAGCTGCCCTATAACGCAAATGGCTCCTCCAATCAGAAAAGCCCATAAGTAAATCATCATTATGCTTCACCTCCGCTCTCTATGGCTACAGCATGAGCGACACACGGA
This window of the Paenibacillus sp. FSL R10-2734 genome carries:
- the spoVAE gene encoding stage V sporulation protein AE, whose translation is MIYLWAFLIGGAICVIGQLMFDVLKLTPAHTMSTLVVAGAIADAFGIYDPLVKFAGAGATIPITSFGNSLVHGALTELERDGWIGVVTGIFDITSAGISAAIVFSFLAALVVRPKG